A window of the Loxodonta africana isolate mLoxAfr1 chromosome 3, mLoxAfr1.hap2, whole genome shotgun sequence genome harbors these coding sequences:
- the LOC135230476 gene encoding olfactory receptor 7G2-like, with the protein MKPKNQTSFSGFLLLALTENPELQPLLFALFLFIYLVIVLGNLLIILAVSSDPHLHTPMYFFLANLSFTDICFSTTTIPNMLVNLQTQNQSITYAGCLTQVCFVLVFASLENFLLGVMAYDRYVAICHPLTYTAIMNSRLCGLLILLSLSITTVDALIHSLIVLNLSFCSDRTIAYFFCEAFQIIKIASSDTLLNSIFLYLAATILGGVPLSGIIFSYTQIVSSILRMPSAGGKYKAFSTCGSQLSVVSLFYGTGLGTCVSAAFTHSSRKTAVASVMYTVVTPMMNPFTYSLRNRDMKGALKNIFKCIPAFP; encoded by the coding sequence ATgaaacctaaaaatcaaacaagttTTTCTGGATTCCTTCTCCTGGCACTGACAGAGAATCCGGAACTGCAACCCCTTCTCTTTGCCCTGTTTCTGTTCATATATCTGGTCATTGTCCTGGGGAACCTGCTCATCATCCTGGCTGTCAGCTCAGACCctcacctccacacccccatgtatttctttcttgccaatctgtcCTTCACTGACATCTGTTTCAGCACCACCACGATCCCAAACATGCTGGTGAATCTCCAAACACAGAATCAGAGCATCACTTATGCAGGCTGCCTCACCCAGGTCTGCTTTGTCTTGGTTTTTGCTAGTTTGGAAAATTTTCTCCTGGgagtaatggcctatgaccgctacgtGGCCATTTGTCACCCACTGACATACACAGCCATCATGAACTCCCGCCTCTGTGGTCTGCTGATTCTACTCTCCTTGTCCATTACCACTGTGGATGCCTTGATCCACAGTCTGATAGTGTTGAACCTGTCTTTCTGCTCAGACCGGACAATCGCCTACTTCTTCTGTGAAGCTTTTCAGATCATCAAGATTGCCTCTTCTGATACCCTCCTCAATAGCATCTTCTTATATTTGGCAGCTACCATACTAGGTGGTGTTCCTctctctggaatcattttctcTTATACTCAAATTGTCTCCTCCATTTTGAGAATGCCCTCAGCAGGTGGAAAGTATAAGGCTTTCTCCACCTGTGGGTCCCAGCTCTCAGTTGTTTCCTTGTTCTATGGAACAGGCTTAGGTACGTGTGTTAGTGCCGCATTTACACACTCTTCCAGGAAGACTGCAGTAGCTTCAGTGATGTACACTGTGGTCACTCCCATGATGAACCCCTTCACCTACAGCCTGAGAAACAGGGACATGAAGGGAGCCTTGAAGAACATTTTCAAGTGCATACCTGCTTTTCCGTGA